The following proteins are co-located in the Oenanthe melanoleuca isolate GR-GAL-2019-014 chromosome 4, OMel1.0, whole genome shotgun sequence genome:
- the MFHAS1 gene encoding malignant fibrous histiocytoma-amplified sequence 1 isoform X2, translating to MAQTEPPKAVRLWRDAALRARKLRGGPAEPEPEPEPDAGPPGGPPPPPGAAAPRRPTLAAAAALGELEALNLSGRGLEELPDEVGAALSGLRVLSLRRNRLGRLPAAALRHLGRLAELDLSHNRLRDLGDGGALAGLRGLRKLSLSHNELGAEGLGLPPRLAELGCLEELDLSFNRLRRLPEGLGRLRHLRTLDVDHNLLPSFPAPLLELASLEELDCSGNRHLGALPEGIAALRRLKILWLSGTGLASLPEGLCQLSALESLMLDGNQLQALPADFGRLQRLKMLNLSSNLLEEFPSAILALPSLEELYLSRNQLTVLPPHLCQLHQLRTLWLDNNHIRYLPDSIVLLHSLEELVLQGNQIAILPEGFGQLSRVTLWKIKDNPLIQPPYEVCMKGIPYIAAYQQELAHSQPALKPRLKLVLIGLKDAGKTLLRQCLMEENEQRKDMGRLEAGNTQHRGFPGQQQDIGRVTVGCCPFLEPQDKSSTRVPIMQQMEHLPAERQDIPSHVPSRRAKGDATCPAPPNAPRVPLGLGLSGGSKGIEVMDWTADAERGLTFIVYELAGDPSYDVIQSFFLSPGALYVLVVNMSAYIPQHFYPSVGYFLHWLSSKVPHAVVCMVGTHADLCAERELEEKCLDIHHQIAQQEKRDAEGLQSLVQQVDEALGQDFDLRCSSPHAAFYGVSDKNLRRKKAQFQYLLNHRPQILSPVLPFSCLDHCQVRRLRDKLLSVAEHRDIFPNLHRVLPKSWQVLEELHFQPQAQQLWLSWWDSARLGLQAGLTEDRLQSALSYLHESGKLLYFEEHLTLREYVFHNLPRLIDILNVFCQRDATVLLQKLLSDTQIDELRTTQLHHYVEGFLLHGLLPAHVIRLLLKPHVQSREDLQLILELLEKMGLCYCINKPKCKPLNGAAAWYKFPCYVKNEVPHAEAWINGTNLSGQSFVIEQLQIEYSFPFIFPPGLFARYSVQINSHVVQRSDGKYQIYAYRGKVPVVVSYRPARGALQPDTLSIASHASLPNIWTAWQAITPLVEELNVLLQEWPGLYYTVHVLCSKCLKRGSPNPHTFPGELLSQPRPEGLTEIICPKNGSERVNVALVYPPTPTVISPCSK from the coding sequence tGCCGCCGCTCCTCGCCGCCCGACCttggcggcggcggcggcgctgggggagctggaagcGCTGAACCTGAGCGGGCGGGGGTTGGAGGAGCTGCCCGACGAGGTGGGTGCCGCCCTGAGCGGGCTGCGGGTGCTCAGCCTGCGGCGCAACCGGCTGGGCCGCCTGCCCGCGGCCGCCCTGCGTCACCTGGGCCGTCTGGCCGAGCTCGACCTCAGCCACAACCGGCTGCGGGACCTGGGGGACGGCGGGGCGCTGGCGGGGCTGCGGGGTCTGCGCAAGCTCAGCCTCAGCCACAACGAACTGGGCGCCGAAGGCCTGGGACTGCCCCCCCGCCTCGCCGAGCTGGGCTGCCTCGAGGAGCTCGACCTCAGCTTCAACCGCCTGCGCCGCCTTCCCGAGGGCCTGGGCCGTCTGCGGCACCTCCGTACCCTAGACGTCGACCACAAcctgctgccctccttccctgccccgctgctggagctggcttCCCTGGAGGAGCTCGACTGTTCCGGTAACCGCCACCTCGGGGCCCTGCCCGAGGGCATCGCTGCCCTCCGCCGCCTCAAGATCCTCTGGCTCAGCGGCACCGGGCTGGCATCTCTGCCCGAGGGTCTCTGCCAGTTGAGTGCCCTCGAGAGCCTCATGCTGGACGGCAACCAGCTGCAGGCGCTGCCCGCTGACTTTGGCAGACTGCAGCGACTCAAGATGCTGAACCTCTCATCCAACCTGCTGGAGGAATTCCCCTCTGCCATCTTGGCACTGCCCAGTCTGGAGGAGCTCTACCTGAGCCGCAACCAGCTCACCGTGCTGCCCCCTCACCTCTGTCAGCTCCACCAGCTTCGCACTCTCTGGCTGGACAACAACCACATCCGCTATCTACCTGACTCCATTGTGCTTCTCCACAGCCTAGAGGAACTGGTCCTGCAAGGCAACCAGATCGCCATCCTGCCTGAGGGCTTCGGGCAGCTTTCCCGTGTCACCCTGTGGAAGATCAAAGACAACCCCCTCATCCAGCCCCCCTATGAGGTGTGCATGAAAGGCATCCCCTACATCGCAGCTTaccagcaggagctggcccaCTCCCAGCCTGCCCTCAAACCCCGCCTCAAACTAGTCCTGATAGGCCTAAAGGATGCAGGAAAGACCCTGCTGAGACAGTGTCTCATGGAGGAAAATGAGCAGAGAAAGGACATGGGAAGACTGGAGGCAGGGaacacccagcacagagggTTTCCTGGGCAACAGCAGGACATTGGGAGGGTGACAGTTGGGTGTTGCCCCTTTCTGGAGCCTCAAGACAAATCCTCAACTCGGGTACCTATCATGCAGCAGATGGAACATCTCCCTGCTGAGCGGCAGGATATCCCTTCTCATGTGCCCTCTCGCCGAGCAAAGGGGGATGCAACGTGCCCTGCACCACCCAATGCTCCCCGAGTACCACTGGGACTAGGACTATCAGGAGGCAGTAAGGGCATCGAGGTGATGGACTGGACAGCAGATGCAGAGAGGGGCCTGACATTCATTGTGTATGAGCTGGCGGGGGACCCAAGCTATGATGTGATCCagtctttcttcctctcccctgGAGCCTTGTACGTGCTGGTGGTGAATATGAGTGCCTACATCCCTCAGCACTTCTACCCCTCTGTGGGCTATTTCTTACACTGGCTCAGTTCCAAGGTGCCCCATGCTGTAGTGTGCATGGTGGGAACCCATGCTGACCTCTGTGCAGAGCGGGAGTTGGAAGAGAAGTGCCTGGACATCCATCATCAGATCGCTCAGCAGGAGAAGAGGGATGCTGAGGGACTCCAGAGCTTAGTCCAGCAGGTGGATGAGGCTCTGGGACAGGACTTTGACCTGCGTTGCTCCAGCCCACATGCTGCCTTTTATGGGGTCTCAGACAAGAACTTGAGGCGAAAGAAAGCCCAGTTTCAGTATCTTCTGAACCACCGCCCACAGATCCTCTCTCCAGTGCTGCCTTTCAGCTGCCTGGACCACTGCCAGGTGCGTCGCCTGCGGGACAAGCTCCTCTCGGTGGCTGAGCACCGGGATATCTTCCCAAACCTGCACCGGGTGTTGCCTAAGTCCTGGCaagtgctggaggagctgcactTCCAGCCTCAAGCTCAGCAGTTGTGGCTTAGCTGGTGGGACTCTGCCCGGCTTGGCTTGCAGGCAGGCCTGACGGAGGATCGGCTCCAGAGTGCCCTGTCCTACCTGCACGAGAGTGGAAAGCTGCTCTACTTTGAAGAGCATCTCACCTTGAGGGAGTATGTGTTCCACAATCTGCCACGGCTCATAGATATCCTCAATGTCTTTTGCCAGCGGGATGCCACCGTGCTGCTCCAGAAACTGCTCAGTGACACCCAGATTGATGAACTGAGGACCACTCAGCTCCATCATTACGTGGAGGGCTTCTTGCTGCATGGCCTCCTTCCTGCCCATGTTATCCGTCTCCTTCTTAAGCCCCATGTCCAGAGTCGGGAGGATCTGCAGCTcattctggagctgctggagaagatGGGGCTATGTTACTGTATCAACAAACCCAAATGCAAGCCCTTAAATGGGGCAGCTGCTTGGTACAAGTTTCCCTGCTATGTGAAAAACGAGGTGCCCCATGCAGAGGCATGGATCAACGGCACCAATCTGAGTGGACAGTCCTTTGTGATTGAGCAGCTGCAGATTGAATATAGCTTTCCATTCATTTTCCCACCTGGCTTGTTTGCACGCTACAGTGTCCAGATTAACAGCCACGTGGTTCAGCGGTCAGATGGCAAATACCAGATATATGCCTACCGGGGGAAGGTGCCTGTGGTGGTGAGTTACCGGCCTGccaggggagctctgcagccagacACTCTGTCTATTGCTAGTCATGCATCCCTACCAAATATCTGGACAGCTTGGCAAGCTATTACACCTTTAGTGGAAGAACTGAATGTCCTGCTCCAGGAATGGCCGGGCCTGTACTACACTGTGCATGTCCTCTGTTCAAAGTGCCTTAAAAGAGGGTCACCCAACCCACACACTTTTCCAG